One region of Acropora muricata isolate sample 2 chromosome 13, ASM3666990v1, whole genome shotgun sequence genomic DNA includes:
- the LOC136895383 gene encoding uncharacterized protein: MLDNCSSGTFIREDVATTLGVEGADTKLMVKTVNGPVLLDTKVLSGLIVSDINGSNSIQLGKAYTKDDIAAVEEDVPVPELARRWTQLECIQAELPPRLPGAKVDLLIGSNCPKVLEPVDIVVSENGGPFAVKTFAGWAIVGPLHMCNKEHSTVSCSRVAVKEVGSDRPFDHHFMVEDKVKEIVTPQALHKMFELDFSEQPDDKKQGHSQEDKKFLKIVSEGIQRTDDGHYEIPLPFRSRDVCFPGNKEHSAFYEDCVKFMADIITKGYARKVPSDRLNAVTNKVWYIPHYGVYHSRKAEKIRVVFHCSARFNGTSLNDQLFPGPDLTNCLVGVMTRFRQEPIAFIADIEAMFHQVRVPEYH; encoded by the coding sequence ATGCTCGATAACTGCAGTAGTGGCACATTCATTCGTGAAGATGTGGCAACCACCCTTGGTGTAGAAGGTGCCGATACCAAGTTAATGGTTAAGACTGTGAATGGCCCAGTGCTTCTTGATACGAAGGTTTTGAGTGGTTTGATCGTCTCAGACATAAATGGGAGCAATTCCATACAGCTAGGGAAGGCATATACGAAAGACGATATTGCAGCAGTCGAAGAAGATGTACCAGTGCCTGAGCTTGCTCGAAGGTGGACACAGCTAGAATGCATACAAGCAGAACTTCCCCCGCGATTGCCTGGTGCTAAAGTTGACCTTCTAATAGGTTCAAACTGTCCAAAGGTCCTTGAACCAGTCGACATTGTGGTAAGTGAAAATGGTGGCCCATTCGCAGTTAAGACCTTCGCTGGATGGGCTATAGTGGGTCCGCTGCACATGTGTAACAAAGAACATTCAACAGTAAGTTGCAGCAGGGTAGCCGTAAAGGAAGTTGGTTCGGACAGACCCTTCGACCATCACTTTATGGTAGAAGACAAAGTTAAAGAAATTGTCACCCCGCAAGCGTTGCATAAAATGTTTGAGCTGGATTTCAGCGAACAACCAGACGATAAGAAGCAAGGACACTCTCAAGAAGATAAGAAGTTTCTGAAGATAGTTAGTGAGGGTATCCAGCGCACAGATGACGGCCACTATGAGATTCCCCTTCCGTTTCGCTCTCGTGACGTATGCTTCCCTGGTAACAAAGAACACAGTGCGTTTTACGAAGACTGTGTTAAATTCATGGCTGATATCATCACTAAGGGATATGCAAGGAAAGTACCATCAGATCGCCTTAACGCAGTTACGAACAAAGTCTGGTATATACCACACTACGGTGTTTATCACTCAAGAAAGGCCGAAAAGATCAGGGTGGTTTTTCATTGTAGTGCAAGGTTTAACGGCACATCGCTTAATGACCAATTGTTTCCGGGTCCAGATCTGACGAATTGCCTGGTGGGAGTAATGACAAGATTTCGTCAAGAACCGATCGCCTTCATCGCAGATATCGAGGCTATGTTCCACCAGGTACGAGTACCCGAGTATCACTGA
- the LOC136895381 gene encoding uncharacterized protein has translation MGGIRERQIRSVRSILSAVLRKHGRALDEESFSTLLTEVECIINSRPLTVPSSDPDDLDPLTPNHLLTMKSKMVMPPPGNFQKADMYLRKRWKRVQYLSNIFWSSWKKEYVHSLQQRIKWNRPKRNLEKGDLVVVADDHSPRNYWTMARVIDTYPDSEGQVRSARITTG, from the coding sequence ATGGGTGGTATAAGGGAGAGGCAAATTCGTTCAGTTCGTTCCATTTTGTCTGCCGTGTTACGAAAACATGGCCGTGCCCTTGATGAGGAGTCCTTTAGCACCCTTCTAACGGAAGTCGAATGTATCATTAACAGCCGCCCTCTTACTGTTCCGTCCAGTGATCCCGATGATTTAGACCCCCTTACGCCAAATCACTTACTCACGATGAAGTCCAAGATGGTGATGCCTCCACCCGGTAACTTCCAGAAAGCAGACATGTACCTCCGAAAGAGATGGAAAAGAGTGCAATATCTGTCTAATATATTCTGGTCAAGCTGGAAAAAAGAATATGTTCACTCACTGCAACAACGTATCAAGTGGAACCGACCGAAAAGAAACCTGGAGAAAGGAGACCTAGTCGTCGTTGCGGACGATCATTCACCGAGAAATTACTGGACCATGGCTCGTGTAATCGACACTTACCCAGACTCAGAAGGACAAGTCCGATCGGCTAGAATTACCACTGGATGA
- the LOC136895382 gene encoding uncharacterized protein, with protein sequence MNVHLFGAVSSPSCSNFALRRAADDAKNHVGRETADVLTKNFYVDDCLRSEESQEAAVQRITILQDLKRGWDEEIDEEFRERWENWTGQLSTLERFSMDRCIKPVDFGTVVSRQLHSLSNTCSSGYGQVTCLRIENGKGDLHCSFLMGKARLAPVKPTTIPRLELTAATVSVQVGKMIRRELDVPIDSETFWTDSTTVLKYLRNETRRFQLVQSCAFPCEVEALQKIQMQDCQSERNLAKAKKFEINRSSALYRLDPILVENGLIHVGGRLPKSPEFPEDFKHPVILPKKSFVVDLIIRDAHEKVAHAGREITLSALRNQYWIVNANSVVRHLISKCVVCRRLQSPVGEQKMADLPKERLTPAPPFTYSRVDYFGPFRIKEGRKELKRYGVLYYVCLAERYISKPQIH encoded by the exons ATGAATGTACACCTATTTGGAGCTGTTTCATCGCCAAGCTGCTCAAACTTTGCACTGAGAAGAGCTGCCGACGATGCCAAGAATCATGTTGGCCGAGAAACAGCTGATGTCCTGACGAAGAACTTTTATGTTGACGATTGCTTGCGTTCAGAAGAATCACAGGAAGCTGCAGTCCAGAgaattacc ATTTTACAAGATCTGAAGCGCGGATGGGATGAAGAAATTGATGAAGAATTCCGCGAACGCTGGGAAAACTGGACGGGCCAGTTATCGACTTTGGAACGTTTCTCTATGGACCGTTGCATCAAGCCTGTCGACTTCGGTACAGTCGTCTCAAGACAACTACACAGCTTATCCAATACCTGCTCATCCGGCTATGGACAAGTAACGTGTCTAAGAATAGAAAATGGCAAAGGCGATCTTCACTGCTCGTTTCTTATGGGTAAGGCTCGTTTAGCCCCAGTGAAACCTACGACCATACCACGCCTTGAACTCACAGCGGCGACAGTCTCAGTTCAAGTGGGAAAAATGATCAGGAGAGAACTTGATGTACCGATCGACAGTGAGACCTTTTGGACAGATAGTACAACTGTACTGAAGTATCTTCGAAATGAGACAAGACGCTTCCAG TTGGTGCAGAGCTGCGCGTTTCCCTGTGAAGTTGAGGCCCTGCAGAAGATTCAAATGCAAGATTGCCAAAGCGAACGCAACCTagcaaaagcaaagaaatttgaaatcaaCAGGTCAAGTGCCTTGTATCGTCTAGATCCTATTTTGGTTGAAAATGGTCTTATACACGTAGGTGGCAGACTTCCTAAGTCACCCGAGTTTCCTGAAGATTTCAAGCACCCAGTAATTCTACCAAAGAAAAGCTTTGTCGTAGATCTCATTATTCGTGATGCCCACGAGAAGGTTGCCCATGCGGGACGAGAGATCACATTAAGCGCTCTCAGAAATCAATATTGGATCGTAAACGCAAATTCGGTCGTGAGGCATCTCATTTCCAAATGCGTAGTGTGCCGCCGCCTTCAAAGTCCCGTAGGTGAACAGAAGATGGCTGATTTGCCCAAGGAAAGACTAACGCCAGCCCCGCCTTTCACCTACAGCAGAGTAGATTACTTTGGTCCGTTCCGTATCAAAGAAGGACGCAAAGAATTAAAGCGTTACGGCGTACTGTACTATGTCTGTCTAGCAGAGCGGTACATATCGAAGCCGCAAATTCACTAG